TAGAGGCTGCAGCTCTCTGTGGATACAGGAAGTTAACTCCTTGGGGGACCAAGGGTTACTAAGAACACAAGACAAATACAGTAGCAGAAGCCAAATAGTTCTTCAAAAGCTGGAATAATTGTAGTCTAAACACCTCAGAGGTTCAGTATACGTCTCTGGAGCAAACCAACAAGGAGTTAAACAATAACTGTCATCctttcgtttgtcatgtttttgaaaaataaaaactcTGCCTCGTGTACCAAAGTTATTcatttttattacaaataaaaaaaggatGTACTCCTCATAAACATCCATTGTCCCATGGTGACAGTGAGTCAGAAAAACAAGATACTGTCCTCCacaactatttttcccagtctttcCTGCTCCCTGCACAAGGCAACTATTGTATTATAGAAGATGAATGACATGTTAACATTGTTAACTGCCCTAAAGCTGAGAAGACAAGTCATGAATAGTGGTGCAGTCAGACAAAGAGTAATCTCTAAATTTGAACAACTAATTTGGTACAGAAGCTACTGTGATTGTGACCTGCAAATGACCCGAGAGCACAGTTACCTGGTGGTCTCCTGAGGGGTCTGGGGTGCCTCCTCGCTCGAAGGGACAATGTTGGTCAGGGTGACCACGTCCTCGGCCCGGCTGTTCCTCGCCTTCTGGTTGGAGATGGAGCGGTTTGACTCAGGGGACCACTCCTGGGACAAACAGACGTCTTTTATTAACAGTTACTTTAAAAAGCATGGAACTATTTTATGTTTTCTAACTATCACCAGCTGGTAACATCCCATTTTCTCACACATACAGATGCTTCTTCCAAACAGTATAGCTTATTTTGAACATCTCTCACACTTACTGAGTGAAATATTTATTGTATTCATCTGGCATATTGTGTTTTTTAAAGTTTGTTTTATCAATGCAGTCGATCAAAACCACACCCAAACACCACAAAAGAACAGCCACCTCACAGAACTGTAATTTAAACCAAAATCACCATCCAGTGAAAAGCGGAGAAAGAAAATGACAATAAACGGGTGTTAACTGATAACTGGGGGTACAGTTTCGCCAGTCACATGTTGAGGCATCATCTTTGGGAGGATACTAAATAACCAGAGCGCTTTTGAAGCCTTGTGCCTAGTGCTGGAGCCACTACAGAGAGCTGTGCTGCTCCCCAGCCAGGACAAAGGGCCCCTGTGTCCGGGGAAACCAGTGGGAATGCCAAAGGATTCctaaggagacagaggagagctgCCTCGTTCTCACTCTCCACAAGCTTCACAGTGGCTTTGCCTGGAACTGGAAACCAACGCCGGTTTCCAGATCAACATACTCCTGTGTGCCAGCTATCGCCAGCTTTAAACTGATCATTATGAAGTAGAGGATTTTTTTGTTCACAGTAGCTGTAATTTTCCACAAAACAGAAAAATTGCATTTTGCAGCCTCCTGCATGTGCAGTAGAGTGAAGGTGGTGACTGAGGAGCAGTTTTAATGGTCTGGCTTACGACCCTTGGGCTGTGTGTGGGGTGGTCAGAGCAGGCTTTAGCTCTAAGGAAGCACTCCAGCATTCCAGAACCCACTCAGGTCCACATGTCACACAAGGGCCCATTCAATGTCATCCCCTTTCGGGAATTTACCAACAGTTCAAGCAAGAGCTCAATATGGCTCTATGGAGAAGATTTCTTATTTATATGAACAGTGAATACCTTTTACAACGTTTCTTTACCAGATCATTTGGGTTTCATATATACTATTTGAAAATCAGTAAACATAGGCAACATTTATAAGCTTACGGTATGCAATTTGTATTGTAACTCATGTGCCCTCATTCAATAGACAATTGTTTACATAAAAAAAGGTTAGACCGACAAATGTCCTTTACCTCAAACTGTGGCCAGTTCATGCTCATCCCAGGCCCATGGGTGTTTCTCCACCACCTCAGGTCTTCGCTGTCATTGGCTGCAGTGATGGTCTGGCCCAGGTCACTGTACAGGACCTTGAATCTAAGGGACAAATTCCTCTGTTAAATCACTGGAGTCACATTCTCCACACAATACTGTGGTCAATGCGTAAGACTGCATCCACCCGTGTTGAACTAACGACAAGTATGTAATGTGAACATCTTGGGTATGAACACACAGGATAACAGGGGTCTGTGGCAAAATGAGAGCACACGCGTCAAAAACCATTTCATTATAGGAACATAAAATACTTCAAaccatttttctattttgttttttaaatgggaGGATATGCAGAGGTCCACAAATAAAACTGAAATCaccataacattttttttatttagccttCTATTGGAATGTGTGACTGAGGTTGTTTTTGTTGTGGGATTGGTCGACTTTATCCAGCCAAACCCATAGATCAACTCTTACTGTACTATGCCAGGTTTATCTCAACCTCTGGTAATACCAAGCTATAAGAATGTGGCCAAATTCCACTGAATATTTGTTCAGCCCAACCATCGACAGTACCATGGTCACCTGGCCCTTGTCTAAATACAGTAAGGACCTGATATGAAAGACTGCTAGTTAATGGACAACACCAGCAGTTGAACATTCACTCCTTGTGTACACATACTGTTGAACAGAAATGTAGGCTAATACTACAAAGTAGTTGCACTATTAGATGCCCARGCTCAACGTTTACTGTTCAATCTTATCAATCTATGCAACTGTAAAACATGACTGATGTCTCATCATACCTGTATGTAACAAATGMCCAGTACCCAATTCAAGAtaaatggaaaatatatttcttatGAAATAAATATATGAACCAAGATACGTTGTAAACCATTAATAGATGTGTCCAGAAAAAGAATAAATAAGATTACCTCACTTCACTCAAGATATTTCACAGAACAAGGGTAGAGGTACTAGTCAGCAGAATGTGTGATTGTCATACCCATCCTTGCTGGAGAGGTCCATGTGTTTGTGGATGTCCAGCAGYACCTCCTTGAAGAAGCACAGCCTGTTCTTCTCGGCCTCCTGGGTGATCTCAAATACCtgctccatgtcctccatgtaGCGTGGGTTACAGCGGTTCAGCTCCTCCAAAGCCTTCTCATAGCGCTCCTTTGCCTGGAGTTAAAAATCAGACACACAACTAACTAGACCTCTGGCTTCAGACACAGATCACAGCATCACCATCTTTacgtgcaaaaaaaaaaaaatgggagtaAACGGTAGAAACGCATTAGccatttacactaccgttcaaaagtctggggtcacttagaaatgtccttgtttttgaaagaagcaacattttttgtccattaaaataacgtcaaattgatcagaaatacagtgtagacattgttaatgttgtaaatgacaattgtagctggaaacggcagattttttatgtaacatctacataggcatacagaggcccattatcagcaaccatcactccggtGTTCCAAAGGCATGTTGTgtaagctaatccaagtttatcattttaaaaaggctaattgatcattaagaaAACCCtgtttcaattatgttagcacagctgaaaactgttgtcctgatttaaagaataATAAAACTCGCCTTCAGACgacttgagtatctggagcatcagcatttgtgggttcgattacaggcttaaaatggctagaaacaaagaactttcttctgaaactcgttagtctattcttgttctgagaaatgaaggctattccatgcgagaaattgacaagaaactgaaaatctcgtacaacgctgtgtactactcccttcacagaacagcgcaaactgtctctaaccagaatagaaagaggagtgggaggccccggtgcacaactgagcaaaggaCAAgtccattagagtgtctagtttgagaaacagacgcctcacaagtcctcaactggcagcttcattaaatagtacccgcaaaacaccagtctcaatgtcaacagtgaagaggcgactccgggatgctggccttctaggcagagttcctctgtccagtgtctgtgttcttttccccatcttaatcttttctttttattgaccagtctgaaATATGGTTTTTTCCTTTGCaactcaattagccttttaaaatgataaacttggattatcttACACAACATGCCTTTGGAACaccggagtgatggttgctgataatggacctatgtagatattccatttaaaaaatctgccatttccagtaacaatattcatttacaacattaacaatgtctacactgtatttctgatcaatttgatgttgttttaaaatggacaaaaaaaaaccttgcttttgaaagaaaagctcatttgtAAGTGataccaaacttttgaacggtagtgtacatttatatattttgtccagttataccattttaaatatttatacatttaaaaaaaaaaacatcagatgCCAGGAAGCACTTGGCTTTGACCTAGCTAATGTTGTTTGGCATGTTGGTAATCTGAGAGAAAGAGCCTGCCCTCCCTGAGCAGACAGAGAGCCGTTATGGGGTGTAGTCACAAGAGATTAGCTGTGGGCAAGTAAACAGACATAAATCCAGAAAAACTGGATTTACTGTCTAAATTACAAATTATCCCTACATTCTAAATTAGGTGGAGCTTTGTTTATAGGAAAGCTTTGATTACAAAATCAACATCAATGGGACCTTACTGTGCACTTCCTACAGCTCATTATAGTTTAGACATGGGAGACTAACAGTAACAGCCTCTACAGATCCAGCCAGTCAAAAACAGCTGCCAGTCCATATGCGTGTCGCTGCAAAGCTGCCACCTGACAAGCCTCAGCACGCCAAacagtcatgtttaaaaaaaggcACATCGGTATGTGCTTCCCCACCCACAATTTSACACTTGACTACAGGCTGCCTCTAGACAGCACACCAACTAAAACAAAGCTCTGTAACTGCACTGAACCAACTCCGCCAACACATCTGCTATTTAGACTGGACAATTAGCTGATCctatatgtaacctttatttWactaggcaagtcagttaagaacacattcttatttacaatgacggcctacccgggccaaacccggacgacgctgggccaattgtgcgccgccctatgggactcccaatcacggccggttgtgatacagcctggactcgaaccagggtgtctgtagtgatgcctctagcacggagatgcagtgccttagaccgctgcgccactcgggagcccaaaaggCGGGTACAAATAACATATTGAATGCTCAAGAGTTTGGCTTGTCACTTGGGTTCAAGGGTTAACAGTAGGTTCAAAAGTATCAGGATTCCAGCTAAAGTACAGCGTGTAAGAAAAAACCTCAATGACGTCACAAGCCTCTTGACTAAAATAAACGTAATGCAAACTGATGACTACTTATTGTTCACATATGATCGGTGGAGTTTCAGTACCTTCTCCGATTcctggttgcatttctccacacGGTCTGTAAATTTGCGGACCTCTTCCGGTGACTTGGTGGGGTCAGCCTTGGCATGGGTCTCGCGAGTCAAAGCAGTCTTCTCCTCCTTACAGGTCTGGTGGTAACTCTTCRTAGACGACTCCACCTTGGACAGAGGAATTTCTCTATTTACAATAATCGCCAACCCCACATctacattgtatttggtacaaatcattccctaggCTCTAGACCTCAGCTAAATCTGATAATTAatagtgtggctgttgaacaagtcaAGGAGAcaaaattacttggtattaccTTAGAAtgtaaactgtcattgtcaaaacGTATAGATTctatggttgtaaagatggggagaggtctgtacATAATAATATTACACTTTGAATTGACACCGCACTCCAAAAAGRAAGTCCTGCAGGCTGTAATTTTGtattatcttgattattgtccagtcatgtggtcaagtgctgcaaagaaagacataTTTAAGCTGCAGCTGGGCCcggaacagagcagcacgtcttgctcttcattgtaatcagatYGATAATATACATACMATGCataccagtctctcttggctaagagttgagattgtatcttataaaaagaagagacgcagtcaatgtgttgaaaattccaaattgtttgtatAGTCAACTGACACACAGCTCTGAGACACACACCTAGCCCACCCGACATGCCACCAAGGGTCTTtccacagtccccaaatccagaacaaatttaacaaagcgtacagtattatatagagccattattgcatggaactcccatctcatATTCCTCAAATTAACAGCAATCCTGGTTTcagaaaacagataaagcaacacctcacggcacaacgcctatCCCCTATCTGACCCAGATATTTTGTGTTTATGtattgatacactacatgaccaaaactatYTGGACACTTGATCttcaaacatctcaatccaaaatcacagacattaatatggagttggtccctctgcTGCAacagcagcctccactcttctgggaaggctttccactagaagttggaacattgctgtggggacttgcttcctttcagccacaagagaattaggttggccactgatgttgggcgattaggactggctcgcagttggcgttccaattcatcccaaaggtgttcgatggggttgaggtcagggctctgtgcaggccagttaagttcatccacacaccgatcttgacaaSCCATYTCTGTARggaccttgctttgtgcacgggggcattgccatgctgaaacaggaaacggccttccccaaactgttgccacaaagttggaagcaaagaattgtctagaacgtcattgtatgctgtagcgttaagatttcccttcactgcaactaaggggcctagccagaagcatgaaaaacagcctcagaccattattcctcctcccccaaactttagttggcactatgcattggggtgttctcctggcatccgccaaacacagattcatctgtaggcctgccagatggtgaagtgtgattcatcacttcagagaacgcgtttctattactccagagtccaaatggcagcgagctttacatcacagctttacaccactccagccgacacttggcattgcgcatagtgatcttaaGCTTGGATCAGCGTCtactctgccatggaaacccatttcattaagctcccgacaaacagttcttgcgctgacgttgcttccagaggcagttcggaactccgtagtgagtgttgcaaccgaggacagacaatttttacgcgcttcagcactcaacgGTCCCGATCTGTGAGCGTATTTCTTTTATTTTACCCCAATTTCATTGatagtagttagtcttgtctcatcgctgcaactcccatacggactcgggagaggcgaaggtcgagagccatgcgtcctcaaacacaaccaagccgctctgcttcttgacacaatgcacatccaacccYgaagccagctgcaccaatgtgtcggaggaaacaccgtacacctagcgacctggtcagcgtgcactgtgcccggctcgccacaggagtcgctagtgcgcaatgagacaaggatatccctgccggccaaaccctccctagcccggacgacgcagggccaattgtgtgccgcatCATGGGCCTCCCGGTCYCGgtcggctgcaacagagcctgggctcgaacccagaatctctggtggcactaaggcactgcgccacccgggaggccgttgTGTGCCTATTTTAACGCGGCTGagccatttccacttcacaataacaccacttacagttgaccggggcagctctagcggggcagaaatttgacgaattgccttgttggaaagttggcatcctatgacggtgccacattgaaagtcaatgagctcttcagtaaggccattctactgccaatgtttgtctatggagattgcatggatgtgtgctccattttatacacctAGGTGTGACCGAAATTGCCAAATCtactcatttgaatgggtgtccacatacactatatatacaaaagtatgtaggcTGTGTGCCATTTTacaatgtatgtagttctgtccttgagcttttCTTGTATATtgttacattttaagtcatttagcagctgCTCTTATCCAGCGCAACTTACGGTGGcaaatgcatacatttttcataccggtatcccgtgggaatcaaacctacAAATCTGGCGTTGCAAGATTCATgttttaccaactgagccacacaagacTAGCAACATTAATGTTctttattatgtcatgtttcatgttttgtgtggaccccaggaagagtggcttctgctttcacaacagctaatggggatcctaataaaataccaaacaaTACTTAACACAATGTATACTACTAATCTATTATTGGTCATTCAGGGTTGATGTCTAAACATTAAActggtaaaaaaattaaaaataatcaaataagagCAACACTCACGTCTTTCAGTTTCCGGACCCAGGGTTTCTGTGCCTTGCGGAATCCTTCATCTGCATCCTTTGTCTCCCGGAACCCTCCGATCATCTGCTTGTGGAAGGCATCTTTCTGCCAGTTACGGATCTTCTCGCTGTCCTCCACAGCCAGGTGCTCCTTCAGTTCCATGTGGATCTCACTCAGCCTATCAGCAGCATTCATGAAGGCATGCCAAGCCTTCTCCAGGGTGCCATACTGAGGCCCTTCAGGGGGATAATGGACATATTTTGGATAATGGACACCCTTCACAGGGTTAAATGGACACATTTCACTCCAATAACACTTGGCTCCAAGTCATTTAATGAGAGTGAAGTCATTATCAACCAGTAAATGATGACCTATATCTTTGGGAAGGCGTGTCATATCCGTTTTATGTACTAGTCACTGACAGGGTGAGAATGAGATAAATGTTGAGGCAGTATATGAGCTTTACTACAGGCTCTTTTGGGAGTGGCCACGGCGAATGAGTCCCTCCACTACCAGGCCAACTCACCTTTCTCCACCACGCCCCTCCACTTCTTGGCCCAGTCACTCAGCTGCTGGGAATAGCCCTTCTCAATCTTGGCCCGCTCTGCGAAGCAGCCGACTAGCTCGTTGCACAGCTTGTGTCCATCGTCGATACGCTTCACCGTCCTCTTGTAGTGCCCCGGCTAAGTAAAGATGGACACACACTTGCGTAAGAAAGATCTGCTACATATGGAGAACAGTCACTTAATCATTATTACCGCATATGAGTCTCATTCGGAACGTTGCAGACTCCTTGATATCTGCAATAACCCCAACCTTAGTGATGATTCAGCAAAACACAAATTGGCttcttatttatttactaaataaaatactaacacagaatacacatacacgatatgatggcttgttacacaatggaaaggggGTGGAGAAAGACAGCGTCAACTTACcgtacatacatttggaaactacgcTCACCGTAACCAGAATTCTTAGCACCCCAACCACTGCTCATTCGGATTATAAACGCAATNCTGCTCGACTAAAAAAAATCTTCTTTGACCAACTTCCTGTCGACAAAATGGGGTCAGCCATACTTGATAGGGCGTTTTTAGCAGTGCAAAGTCACACTGTATATCCTTGGTAATGAATGTTCACCAGAATCCATAGTCTTCCTCTAATTGTCAAAGGAAGCCGTTTGACTTTGTATTAGCTAGTTGTGCCAATCAGGAACAGGACCGGGGAAGTGGACGTATAAGGAACTGGGGCCGGATTCACAAAAACTTAAGAAGAAATCtcttaactgccattttttcccccccttaACTATCGAACTAAGAAGAGAGTTTttagcaaagttgctattcctcaaagtTATTGGAAATGTCCTTAAGGTTTTTCCTAAGAAAAAAGTTAATAAATAGGATTCTTGAAAATAATGCTTTAGGATTTCTTCTTGGAAATGTACTTAACTTTAGGACAGCTTGTCTTGAGACGaatggatacttttgtaaccatgaACGTTTTCTTGCGCCTCAGACAGTTGGCTACCGGATATTTTAAATACAGCAAGAATACAAATTACTAGCTCATTATCTAGCTAgtaacaatatattacaatattctaGAAGTGTTAAATAGCTAGTGCTATCTTGTCAATTTGCAAAGAAGAACTTGGCTAACGTTAACATCATTGGCTATAATGTCTTTACATGTTTTCTAGCTAACTTACTGGTCTTCCACCATCTCTATGATAGATgacaccttctcctccagctgtTCCACATTTAATGGACTCTCAGCTCCCTTCTTCTTAGCAGCCAACTTTGTTTTACGGCGTCACTGTCCCTAGCCATACCCCAGACGGCAGAGGCAGACTCGGCCACTCTCGCCCATCCTTTCTTTTTGGTCTCTGCATTGACCCTGTAGTTATCAAGTCTCCCCCACAGCCACCTTTTCCTGGCTGCTATTTCCTCCACCATCGATTCAATATCTTTTCTTGGTTATCCATTTTTGATATAGCTAGTCTGATGGCTGTGTGAAATAACAAAATCCGATCATCCCTGTCACACAGGCTTATTGGTTTCAAGCACGTCACTGTCAATGCCACATAAGATatttagaacattttgaggaattgCATTTCCAAACTATCTTATAAACTTCCTATTTTTTTCCCCCGTTAAACTTCTTACGTTTTTTCGTAAGTAATGTTTTGTGTATCCGGCCCCAGAACTCTGTACAGGGTTCATTTTGAGTTGGAAATTCATTTTCACCTAGCTTATTgactttttaaaaatgaatctagattagatttttttattttaatattgaaTTATCTTGTCAATTGACCATGCGAcaagtgtttttattttcaaGCATATGAGTGTACTAGAGTTCAAGGAATGTGGATGTGTCCGGGAGCTTTGCTCTTGAAAAACATATTAGATATCAGCCATTTGGTTGACTTGCAATTAATATGACCAAATGGAAGTGTGCTGCTTGGCAGACCTGGATGACAGGGCATTGTAATCTTAAGAGCCCCAGTCATTACCCCAGTCCCACTCAGCCTGGCTAAAActagtctgtctctctg
This portion of the Salvelinus sp. IW2-2015 linkage group LG15, ASM291031v2, whole genome shotgun sequence genome encodes:
- the LOC111973991 gene encoding protein kinase C and casein kinase II substrate protein 3 isoform X2 is translated as MSSNGDLRDVGSCESFWEPGHYKRTVKRIDDGHKLCNELVGCFAERAKIEKGYSQQLSDWAKKWRGVVEKGPQYGTLEKAWHAFMNAADRLSEIHMELKEHLAVEDSEKIRNWQKDAFHKQMIGGFRETKDADEGFRKAQKPWVRKLKDVESSXKSYHQTCKEEKTALTRETHAKADPTKSPEEVRKFTDRVEKCNQESEKAKERYEKALEELNRCNPRYMEDMEQVFEITQEAEKNRLCFFKEVLLDIHKHMDLSSKDGFKVLYSDLGQTITAANDSEDLRWWRNTHGPGMSMNWPQFEEWSPESNRSISNQKARNSRAEDVVTLTNIVPSSEEAPQTPQETTRGVKDYSSDWSDEDIPKKVIAANGVEEEEKVKN
- the LOC111973991 gene encoding protein kinase C and casein kinase II substrate protein 3 isoform X1; translated protein: MSSNGDLRDVGSCESFWEPGHYKRTVKRIDDGHKLCNELVGCFAERAKIEKGYSQQLSDWAKKWRGVVEKGPQYGTLEKAWHAFMNAADRLSEIHMELKEHLAVEDSEKIRNWQKDAFHKQMIGGFRETKDADEGFRKAQKPWVRKLKDVESSXKSYHQTCKEEKTALTRETHAKADPTKSPEEVRKFTDRVEKCNQESEKAKERYEKALEELNRCNPRYMEDMEQVFEITQEAEKNRLCFFKEVLLDIHKHMDLSSKDGFKVLYSDLGQTITAANDSEDLRWWRNTHGPGMSMNWPQFEEWSPESNRSISNQKARNSRAEDVVTLTNIVPSSEEAPQTPQETTRGVKDYSSDWSDEDIPKKVIAANGVEEEEKVAGVRVRALYDYTGQEADELSFKAGEELMKMGVEDEQGWCKGQLANGEVGLYPANYVQVVTS